The Cervus elaphus chromosome 22, mCerEla1.1, whole genome shotgun sequence genome has a window encoding:
- the PDGFB gene encoding platelet-derived growth factor subunit B isoform X1, which yields MNRCWALFLSLCCYLRLVSAEGDPIPEELYEMLSDHSIRSFDDLQRLLHGDSVDEDGAELDLNLTRSHSGGEFESLSRGRRSLGSPTVAAELAMMAECKTRTEVFEISRRLIDRTNANFLVWPPCVEVQRCSGCCNNRNVQCRPTQVQDRKVQVKKIEIVRKRKIFKKATVTLVDHLECRCETVVARAVTGTPGSSQEQRAARTPQTRVTIRTVRVRRPPKGKHRKFKHTHEKTARKETLGA from the exons ATGAATCGCTGCTGGGcgctcttcctgtctctctgctgCTACCTGCGTCTGGTCAGCGCCGAG GGAGACCCCATTCCCGAGGAGCTCTACGAGATGCTGAGTGACCACTCCATCCGTTCCTTTGATGACCTCCAGCGCCTGCTGCACGGAGACTCCGTAG ATGAAGACGGGGCTGAATTGGACCTGAATTTGACCCGGTCCCATTCTGGAGGCGAGTTCGAGAGCTTATCCCGTGGGAGAAGGAGCCTAG GTTCCCCGACGGTTGCAGCAGAGCTAGCCATGATGGCGGAGTGCAAGACGCGCACGGAGGTGTTTGAGATCTCGCGGCGCCTCATAGACCGCACGAACGCCAACTTCCTGGTGTGGCCGCCCTGCGTGGAGGTGCAGCGCTGCTCCGGCTGCTGCAACAACCGCAACGTGCAGTGCCGGCCCACACAGGTGCAGGACCGGAAGGTGCAG GTGAAAAAGATTGAGATCGTGCGGAAGAGGAAAATCTTTAAGAAGGCCACAGTGACCTTGGTGGACCACCTGGAGTGCAGGTGTGAGACGGTGGTGGCGCGAGCGGTGACCGGAACCCCGGGGAGTTCCCAGGAGCAGCGAG CAGCTAGGACGCCCCAAACTCGGGTGACCATTCGGACGGTGCGAGTCCGCCGGCCCCCCAAGGGGAAGCACCGGAAGTTCaagcacacacatgaaaagacggCGCGGAAGGAGACCCTCGGAGCCTAG
- the PDGFB gene encoding platelet-derived growth factor subunit B isoform X2, which translates to MNRCWALFLSLCCYLRLVSAEGDPIPEELYEMLSDHSIRSFDDLQRLLHGDSVDEDGAELDLNLTRSHSGGEFESLSRGRRSLGSPTVAAELAMMAECKTRTEVFEISRRLIDRTNANFLVWPPCVEVQRCSGCCNNRNVQCRPTQVQDRKVQVKKIEIVRKRKIFKKATVTLVDHLECRCETVVARAVTGTPGSSQEQRARTPQTRVTIRTVRVRRPPKGKHRKFKHTHEKTARKETLGA; encoded by the exons ATGAATCGCTGCTGGGcgctcttcctgtctctctgctgCTACCTGCGTCTGGTCAGCGCCGAG GGAGACCCCATTCCCGAGGAGCTCTACGAGATGCTGAGTGACCACTCCATCCGTTCCTTTGATGACCTCCAGCGCCTGCTGCACGGAGACTCCGTAG ATGAAGACGGGGCTGAATTGGACCTGAATTTGACCCGGTCCCATTCTGGAGGCGAGTTCGAGAGCTTATCCCGTGGGAGAAGGAGCCTAG GTTCCCCGACGGTTGCAGCAGAGCTAGCCATGATGGCGGAGTGCAAGACGCGCACGGAGGTGTTTGAGATCTCGCGGCGCCTCATAGACCGCACGAACGCCAACTTCCTGGTGTGGCCGCCCTGCGTGGAGGTGCAGCGCTGCTCCGGCTGCTGCAACAACCGCAACGTGCAGTGCCGGCCCACACAGGTGCAGGACCGGAAGGTGCAG GTGAAAAAGATTGAGATCGTGCGGAAGAGGAAAATCTTTAAGAAGGCCACAGTGACCTTGGTGGACCACCTGGAGTGCAGGTGTGAGACGGTGGTGGCGCGAGCGGTGACCGGAACCCCGGGGAGTTCCCAGGAGCAGCGAG CTAGGACGCCCCAAACTCGGGTGACCATTCGGACGGTGCGAGTCCGCCGGCCCCCCAAGGGGAAGCACCGGAAGTTCaagcacacacatgaaaagacggCGCGGAAGGAGACCCTCGGAGCCTAG